In the genome of Zobellia nedashkovskayae, the window AGTTCCTATCAATCAAAATTACACAGGTGACAATAGTTGGGCTATACCCACACATCCAAAAATGGCAGAAAATCCACTATCGACAAAAACCAATTTACTAAAAGGGGCGATTGCTGTTGCTGTAAATGGAATTCCCATTTTTAACCCTTTAAATAATAGAGGTGAAGATGCTAATGCTATAGGAGAATTAGATAATTGGGGTGGACATTGTGGTCGTGCAGACGATTATCATTATCATTTACCTCCTTTACACCTGCAAGATCAAGTTGGTGCTGGCAATCCGGTAGCTTACGCTGTTGACGGTTTTCCTGTGTATGGAAAAACAACCGATAAACTAGATGAGTATTTAGGAAAAATGAACTTACATGGATCTTATCAATACCATACTATTGATGAATATCCTTACTTTATTGCTGGTATGCGAGGCGAAGTAAAATTGGACCCAAAAACGGAGGCACCAGAAAATCAAGTTTCTCCACAACCTAGAACCCAAGAGCTAAGACCTGCTTTAAGACCATTACGAGGTGCTGAAATCATTGATTTTGAATCTTTAGGTGATAATGCATATTCCTTAACGTACAGCTTAGATTCTAAAGAGTATATCATAAATTATAAATGGGATAGTGATGACAATTATAGCTATGAATTTATAAACCCTGATGGCACATCATCCTTTGAAACCTATA includes:
- a CDS encoding YHYH protein translates to MKNTLLIIVFLLLNTPLFSHEGGHGIPLKQWELTTTNEIIQADFINYENGEVWLMDSNHTIQSFQITDFVEADQKYIKTKSEFIHSLNGSETIKVAPQSVSSFNWALIALGIFLLSFSVFKLIKQKKAVYLTHGVLGLGVILIVSCKNTNSAKTSTVQVPANDVSLMQTFFEKFDGVTTHSDDNYLYVSSNGLPDHDMMVGITNWQQQVPINQNYTGDNSWAIPTHPKMAENPLSTKTNLLKGAIAVAVNGIPIFNPLNNRGEDANAIGELDNWGGHCGRADDYHYHLPPLHLQDQVGAGNPVAYAVDGFPVYGKTTDKLDEYLGKMNLHGSYQYHTIDEYPYFIAGMRGEVKLDPKTEAPENQVSPQPRTQELRPALRPLRGAEIIDFESLGDNAYSLTYSLDSKEYIINYKWDSDDNYSYEFINPDGTSSFETYKPREK